Proteins encoded by one window of Lathyrus oleraceus cultivar Zhongwan6 chromosome 1, CAAS_Psat_ZW6_1.0, whole genome shotgun sequence:
- the LOC127091532 gene encoding uncharacterized protein LOC127091532 isoform X2 encodes MGSGSRVLLSLYSSAPFLSLSSAQLRFKPSLAVRVSSHMAHAASSVSTDNPSASSAIDFLSLCHRLKTTKRAGWLRKDIQEPESIADHMYRMGLMALIAPDFPGIDRDKCVKMAVVHDIAEAIVGDITPADGIPKEEKSRREQEALDHMCKVLGGGSRAKEVAELWTEYEANSSPEAKFVKDLDKVEMILQALEYEDVCTGSLIT; translated from the exons ATGGGGAGTGGAAGTCGAGTTCTGCTCTCACTCTACTCTTCAGCGCCATTTCTCTCTCTTTCTTCCGCTCAGCTAAGATTCAAACCCTCTCTCGCTGTTAGGGTTTCTTCTCACATGGCGCACGCTGCCTCATCCGTTAGCACAGACAATCCCTCCGCTTCCTCCGCTATCGATTTCCTCTCTCTATGTCATCGCCTCAAG ACAACAAAACGAGCAGGATGGTTGCGAAAAGACATACAGGAGCCTGAATCTATAGCGGATCATATGTATCGCATGGGTTTGATGGCTCTCATTGCACCGGATTTTCCTGGCATTGACAGAGATAA GTGTGTCAAAATGGCTGTTGTTCACGATATTGCAGAAG CAATTGTTGGAGACATAACCCCGGCAGATGGAATTCCAAAAGAAGAAAAAAGCCGACGAGAACAAGAAGCACTGGATCATATGTGTAAAGTGCTTGGAGGGGGATCTAGAG CTAAGGAAGTTGCTGAGTTGTGGACAGAATATGAAGCAAATTCTTCTCCAGAAGCCAAATTTGTCAAGGACCTTGACAAG